The stretch of DNA ATGAAGGGGCATCACAAAGCCGAGAACATTCACCGCGTGCTCGTGGTGCCGGCCTCCTCGCGTGTGCGCCTGCAGGCGGAAAAGGAAGGACTCGACAAGATATTCAAGGACTTCGGTGCCGAATGGCGTAACGCCGGATGCTCCATGTGCCTGGGCATGAACCCCGACAAGATGGTGGCCCGCGAACGTTCCATTTCCACGTCGAACCGCAACTTCGAAGGCCGTCAGGGCAAGGGATCGCGTACGCACTTGGCATCGCCGGCAGTCGCCGCAGCAACCGCCATCCGCGGTACCATCTCGTCTCCGGCCGACCTGTGAATACTTGGAAATCCTCGAAAAAACTCGGAAAATCTTGGATTTCCGGCATCCTGTGAATCGTAAATCGAAAGAAATGTTGAAATGGAAAAACTGACTGCTCTTACCGGCGTGGCCGTGCCGCTTCGCCGCTCCAACGTCGATACCGACCAGATTATTCCCGCTGTGTTTTTGAAGCGCGTGCAGAAGTCCGGTTTTGACGACGCGCTGTTCTACGCATGGCGTCGCGATCCGGAATTCGTGCTCAACCAGCCGGAATACAAGCAGGGCAAGATTCTCGTTGCCGGACCGGATTTCGGCATCGGCTCTTCGCGTGAACATGCCGTGTGGGCGCTGCACGATTACGGTTTTCGTGTGGTGATTTCGTCTCGTTTCGCCGACATTTTCTACGGCAACACCGCGAAGAACGGCGTGCTGGCTGCGATTATGCCGCAGGAATCCGTTGAGCTGCTGTGGAAGCTGCTCGACGAGGAGCCGGGCCGTGAAATGACCGTGAGCCTAGAGGATCGCACGGTGACGTGCGGTGATGTGACGCTGCCGTTCGAGGTGAACGACTACACCCGTTGGCGTTTGATGAACGGCTACGACGACATCGATCTGACGTTGCAGCATGAAGACGATATCGTGGCATACGAGAAGATGCGTGCTGAAAAGTTCCCATTCAAGCCGAAGACGCTGCCGGTCAAGCGCGAACCGGAGCAGACGATCGCTTCCGCGCGCGAAGGCGAATACCCGGATTGGCAGGGTCCGCTTGCCGATCGCGGCATTATCTGAGTTGGTTAGAGCTGTGGTCTCTTAGCTTTCGTGGCTTGTTAGCTTCAGGCTGGTGTGTTTCGTTCCGTGATGGAGCGGGCCGCACCAGCCTTTTCTTTTGCCGTCGCTTTTTGGAGAGGCTACAATAAAAGCGGTGATAAATTTACGAAAAGCGACGGTAAATTCTAAAAGCGGTGGTAAAATTGCTGGTAGCGCACAATGCTGAGTGGAAAGGCGGTGGCAATGGTGTCCCAATCTCGATTGCAATTGCAAGATGAAGATAAGTGGTGGGAGCGAGAGATTCCTCACATGCGTGAGCATAATCGTCTTGAGGCAAAGCGTGCGAAAGGTGGTCTGCCGCATAGCATTTGGGAGACGTACAGTTCTTTCGCCAATACTGATGGTGGAGTGATTCTGCTCGGCGTTTCTGAAAATCCCGATCATTCGTTGAGAATTACGGGTGTTGATGATGCACGCAAGATGGTTCAGGATTTTTGGAATACCGTGCACGATACGTCGAAAATCAGTTCGGTGGTCCTTAGCGATGATGATGTCAACATACGTTGCACCAGTCATGGAAACGTTATTTGCATTAATGTTCCGCGCGCGTCCAGGGAGCGGGTCCCCGTGTATGTCGGTCCTAATCCGATGAAAGGGTCTTACAGGCGCAATGGTGATGGTGATTATCTATGTGATGAGGAAGACGTGCGTGCCATGCTGCGTGATAGTGAACTGAAGCCACTGGATCGACAGATTGTTGGGGGCATGACCGGGGGCGTGCTGAATGGTGACTCCATTCGCGCATACCGTCAGCGTTTTCGTGGTTTACGGCCGGGGCATCCGTGGGCTGAGATTTCGGATGAGGATTTTCTCTTGCGTGTTGGTGCGCTTTCGCTTGACGGTTCTCTTGCTCGCCCCACTCGTGCCGGATTGCTGATGTTCGGACATGCCTGGAATATTATTGAAGAGTTCCCCTACTATTTTTTGGATTATCGTGAGATGTTCAATGGTGCAGATCGTTGGAGTGATCGCATCACTTCGGATGACGGGGACTGGTCCGGCAATATTTATGATTTCTGGGAGAAAGTGGTCAATCGGCTACGGTACGCGGTTGCGCATCCGTTCCAGTTGGGTGCGGATATGCACAGAATAGACGATAATCCAATGGATAAAGCGGTGCGTGAGGCTGTGACCAATACGCTTGTTCATGCGGATTATTACGTTCGGCGCGGAACGGTGATCGTGCAATATGCGGATCGAATTGTGTTTTCGAATCCAGGTAGATTGCGTCTTTCCGTTGACGAGGTTGTGTATGGCGGTATATCGGATGCCCGCAATCCCACGCTGATGAAGATGTTCAATCTGATTGGCGTTGGGGAAAAAGCGGGAAGCGGTTTCGACGTAATGCGTGCCGGATGTGAGTTTGCCGGTACTGCGGTTCCCGAATTGAGGGTGACCGATAATCCAGGCCGGGTACAGCTCACATTGTATCCGCGTGCGTTCCCGCACTATGCCGATTATGATGGGATGCCTTCGAATGGAACTTCAGCTGGCTCTTCCGTCGGCGGTATTCGCGTGGTGACTGATGATTCTTCCCTGGATTGTGATGTGGAGCGTGAGAATGCTTTGCATGAGAATGCTGGAAGCGCTGGGAATGATTCGGGCGTGGAAATTATGGGAAAATCTGCGGTCAAGTCGAAGAGCTATGTGGAGAAAATCACGCGTACGCTGATTGATGAAGGACCTTGTCAAACTTCATATTTGGCGCAGGTACTGGGGTTGGGGCTCACGCGCACACGCGAAATACTGGCCGACCTGGTGAAGGCGGGCACGATTCAGCCGGTTGGTGTTGGCCGTGGTCGCAAATACCAGCTAGTGGCTGATAATTAAGGATTAGGTGTTGGGATTGCTGATTATGTGAGATTTGCGCGGGTTTTGCATATGAGACGCGCTATGGTGGGCTTATTGTTTCGCGCTTTCGTAGCTTTCGGAGAGAAATATGAGTCAGGGTTTCGCGCCGTTTTATGATGTCAATCGCACGTATGAAGATAACTATTTGCAAGGGCCGTTCGGCGCGTTTGCCGAAGTGTTGAAGGCTGATTCGTCTGATTCTGCAGATTTGTTCGCTCCTGTTGCTGCGGCTGCGTCCAATTCCTCCAGTGAAGATCATGCTGCTCAGACTAATCAGGCTGCCCATGTTGTTCAGGCTCAAGCTCAGGAATTCCTTGGTTTTCGCGTGAATCTGCCGTTCGGAATTCCGGCAGGTCCGCTGCTGAACGAGCGTTTCACTACGGCTGCCTTCCGTATGGGTTTCGATTTGGCCGTGTATAAGACGGTTCGCTCCCGCGCATGGGGTTGCAATGCGTTCCCGAACGTGCTTGCCGTGCATCCGAGGAATGCTGACGGTTCGCTGGTTCCCGGCAGTGCCGAACTTGACGAGGGTGTGCTTGCCGACACCCGCTATGAGCTTCCGATTTCAATTTCCAACAGTTTCGGCGTTCCCTCCCGCGATCCGGACGAGTGGCAGCCGGATATGCAAAAGGCGATCGCGGCGGCCGGCGATGGCCAGCTGCTGGTGCCGAGCTTTCAGGGATCCCGCGTCGAAGGCATGGATCGCGAGGCGTACATTGCCGATCATGTCACCACCGCGCATTTGGTTGCCGAAACTGGCGCTGGCCTGATGGAAATGAACACCAGCTGCCCGAATGAGGGGCATAATCGTCTGTTGTGCCATGATCCGCATTTGGTCGGTGAGATTACGGAAGCGGTGAAGAACGAAATCGGCGATCGTCCGCTAATCGTGAAGCTCGCATACATTCCGAATGATGCCGATCTGGAGATCATGGTGAAGGAAACTGTAGGCCATGGTGCGGTGCAGGGATTTTCCACAATCAACACGATTTCCGCAAAACTGGTGGATGCGAACGGCAGTCAGGCGTTGCCTGGCGCGGGCCGTGACCGTTCTGGCGTGTGCGGCAATGCGATTCGTGGCGCAGGTCTCGATATGGTTGGTCGTTTGAGTGCGATTCGCGAGAAGTTGGGTCTTGATTTTGCAATCGTCGGCGTGGGCGGTGTGATTCGTCCGGAAGATTACAAGTCGTACCGTGAGGCTGGTGCAAACGCGGTAATGAGTGCCACGGGTGCCATGTGGGACGCGAATCTTGCGCGCGAAATTAAGGAGACACTGCGCTGAATTCCGTTTTCCGCGAATATGCTACATGCCTTATGGCAAACTGAAAGGCAGTGTTTCTTTAAATTTGATCCAATAGCGGGTCGAAAGAGGTTGAGCGTGTCTGACAATAACAACGACATTCTGCACGTCGAAGGTGGCAAGCCGCTGAACGGCACCATCAAGGTGCGTGGCGCGAAGAACTTCGTGAGCAAGGCCATGGTGGCGGCGCTGCTCGCCCCGGGCACGTCCGTGTTGAAGAATGTTCCGGAGATTCGCGACGTGCATGTGGTCTCCGATCTGCTGCGCCTGCATGGCGTGGACGTTACGGTGGATGGCGATCACGGCGTGGTCACGATTGATGCCACGAATGTGCAGCTTGCTGATGTGGCCGACGTGGATACGCTGTCCGGCTCGTCGCGCATTCCGATCCTGTTCTCCGGCCCGCTGCTGCACCGTTTGGGTGAGGCGTTCATTCCGGCTCTCGGCGGATGCAATATCGGCGGTCGTCCGATCGATTTCCATTTGGAAACGTTGCGCAAGTTGGGTGCCAACGTCGATAAGGAACATAAGGACGGCATTCATATCACCGCTCCGAACGGCTTGCATGGCGCGAAGATTCATCTGCCGTACCCGTCGGTGGGCGCTACCGAGCAGACGCTGCTTGCCGCAGTGCTTGCGGAAGGCAAGACGGAACTTTCCGGCGCTGCCACCGAACCTGAAATCATGGATTTGGTGTGCGTGCTGCAGAAGATGGGCGCGATTATTTCCGTGGATGTGGATCGTACGTTCCGCATCGAGGGCGTGAAGGAACTGAAGGGTTACACGCACACTTCGCTGACCGACCGCATCGAGGCCGCTTCTTGGGCTTCCGCGGCATTGGCTACGCATGGTGACATTTTCGTCAAGGGCGCTACGCAGCCTGAAATGATGACGTTCCTGAACGTGTTCCGCAAGATTGGTGGTGAGTTCGACATTACTGATAACGGCATTCGTTTCTGGCATCCGGGCGGCGATTTGAAGCCGGTCGCGATCGAAACCGACGTGCATCCGGGCTTCATGACCGACTGGCAGCAGCCGCTGGTGGTGGCGTTGACGCAGGCGAAGGGCCTGTCGATCGTGCACGAAACGGTGTATGAGAATCGTTTCGGTTTCACGAAGCCACTGGTGCAGATGGGTGCCACGATTCAGCTGTATCGCGAATGCCTCGGATCGCTGCCATGCCGTTTCCAGCAGCGCAATTACAAGCATTCCGCGGTTATTTTCGGACCGACTCCGCTGACCGGCCGCGATATTGACGTGCCGGATCTGCGTGGCGGCTTCAGCCATCTGATTGCCGCGTTGGCGGCAAAGGGTCCGTCCAACGTGCAGGGCATTTCTCTGATTGACCGCGGTTATGCCGATTTCCGTGGCAAGCTCGAAGCTCTCGGCGCAGATTTCGACTGATTCGCCGTGATCGGTCAGGATTGGTTGCGGCTGACCAGTCGTGGCTGATGATTTGCGATTGAACGGTCGTGTCGAACGTCCATACCGCCTTTCGCCGGCACTCGCCTTACGCGGGTGCCGGTTTTTCTTTATTCGCGATTGCCGCTGCCGTAATCGCAAACGTGCTTTCCGTGCCTTCCGCGCATTCCGTTTGCTGCCTCATCGCCCGTCTTTTCTGCATCATTCGATGGTAAAATGATGCAGAAAAATGCGGTATGCGGTAGAAAAGAAGGTGGAATGATGCATACGTTCGACTATTTGAAGACACCGTCCACCCTGTTGTCCGCAGACATCACCGGATTGTTGCTGGAACTGCGTGAATGCAAAGGTCGGCAGACTCTGTGGATGACGGCCCGGCCTGAGGTGCTGCGTTCCCTGCTTGACGTGGCGCGCGTGGAAAGCGTCGGTGCGTCGAACCGCATCGAAGGCATCGTCACCACCCGTCCAAGGTTGGAAGGAATCGTGCTGCACGCCACGGAACCCCACGGTCGCGACGAGCAGGAGATCGCCGGATACCGCGACGTTTTGTCGTTGATTCATGAACAGCACGACTATATCGACATCACCGCTAACACCATCCTGCAATTGCACCGCGATCTTATGCGGCACACCTCGTTTTCCTACGGTGGTCACTGGAAGGATACAGATAACGAGATAGTCGGTTTTGATGCGGGCGGCAATCGGGTGACACGTTTCGTTCCCACGCCTGCGATTGCCACACCTGAGGCCATGGAAAACCTATGTGCCGCGCTGCGCGAGGGGCTTGCGCAAGGGGATGGCGATCCATTGCTGACCGTATACAGATTCGTGTTCGATTTCCTCTGCATCCATCCGTTCAACGACGGCAATGGACGCATGAGCAGGCTGCTTACAGTACTGCTTTTGGAGCGGTTGGGGTACCAAGTCGGAGCGTATGTGAGTGTTGAACGGCTGATTGAGGATAACAAAACGTTGTATTACGAAGCGCTCGCCGCAAGCTCCGTTGGCTGGGATGGCGACGGCAATGATGAGGCGCCGTTCGTGCGGTTCATGTTGGGTATTGTTTTGGCGGCTTATCGCGATTTCGCCAATCGGGTGGAATCGGTGGCCGGCGGCAACCGTCGTACCAAAGCGCAGCGTGTCGCGGATGTGTTCGACCGTAGGCTTGGCAAGGTTACGAAGAGCATGATTCATGAGGAATGCCCGGATGTCAGCATGACCACTATCGAACGGACGCTTGCGAACATGCTTGCCCAAGGACGCATCGAAAAAGTGGGCAGTGGCCGATCGACTGGATATGTGGTGCGGCATGATGCGATAAAGAGCTGATTTTTTGTACGATTTTTGTCTGACTTTTCGCCGGCACTCGCCTTACGCGGGTGTCGGTTCTGTTTTTGCCGGCGATTGCTGTGGATGTGCGAAGTCTTCTTGTGTTTTGATCTTGCTGCCTCATGATTTCTTTTTCTGCATCATTTGATAAGAAAATGAGACAAGAAACAATGAAACATTTTGCAATAAATCTGATGTTTTTCTGAAAAATGAAACAATTGAAATGATGTTTTCTTTTGAGTCCTGAATCAACTTTACAGGTTTTTCCCCATACGACGGGCGTGTGAAAACCGTTGGAAATACGCAATTCCATTGCATAACGGGTGATTATACATAATCTGGGGGGGGGGGGGGGTTCCGTTGTTGTTGCTGTTATCTTGTCGTCGAAGTAATTGAGAACACCTTTGAAGCTGGGGTAATTTTCATGAGGGATGGTTTCAAAAAAATCGGGCGGAGCCATGTCTGGCGTAAAACCATGGTGACCTTCGTGACTTTCGCCACGCTACTGGCGATGGTGATGGTTGGTGGAGTGGCCGCTGGCAATGCTCATGCTGATGGCTCCCAGCATAGCCTGAACCAATACGTTCATTCCGTGACATTGAAGAAGGCTCCACAAGGTAGTGAAGACTGGACCGATCTCAATGGAACATTAGAAGAAAACGAACGTCTCAAGGTAACGTTCAACTTCGAAATTCCGAAAGGCACGCTTGGAACGGACGAGGCGTCACGCACGTTCGTATACGATTCGCCGGTCGGCATTACCTCTTCGGACGCCACCAAGGACCATCCGGGCACCTTTCCGTCAATCGGAGCGAAATACTATTTCGAAGGAGACAAGATCTATATTGTCTTCGATGAGGAGACGGCCAAGGAGAACGTCGACCATCCGATCACCAACGGAACGTTTAATTTCGAATCCGACGGCAGTCATGTCGAAAACACAGGCAAAAACGAGTTCGATTTCGGTGACGGCAATAAACAAACCATCAAGGTCAACCACAGAGGCGACCTAACGGTGCAGAAGACCCATGCCGAACCATCCGCAGACGGAACCGTGAGCTGGACCGTAACGGTACACAGTAATTCCGGCACCAAACCAGGCGAGAACATCAACATTACCGATGTGCCATCTTTGGGAACAATCGACCTGAACTCCATCCAAGTATCAGGCGGCAACTGCACATCCAACCCCTCGGGCAGTGGGTTCGCCATGTCCTGCCCTGCGCTGAACGAGAACGGCACCTACACCATCATCTACACCAGCAAGGTGGACGTAAAGAATGGCGAAACCACCTACCAGAAGAACGATGTGACCGTCAAAGCCACAGACAAGAATGGCAACACCATCGACAAGACTGTGTCCGGTGACGTTTCCTGGGACAAGAAACCCACGATAAACAAAAAAGAGGGCGTGCTGAATGAGAACGGCACTGCCACCTGGACCGTCACGGTCGACGTGTCCAAGCTGGACAATCTGAACGGTTGGACACTGAAAGATCAGGTCACCGGCGGAACCCTTGTCGGAACCATCACATCCGACAAGCCAGTGAACGGCCAGACTTCGTTCGCCTCATTCCCAATCGTTTTCAGAGCGAATGACGAGAAAACGACGTACACGTTCACCTACACCACCAGACCGAACAACGGCATCGGCGCGACCATGGTGAAGAATAGGGCCGAACTGGCCCCGCCAAACGGTGGCAATTCTGTCAACACTGGAGACAAGGGTGTGGCCCCGGGAGCGTTCAACCCGTTGCACAAGACCCACGGCACCGTGACCCCATCCACTGACGGCAAGACCGTCACCGTGCCATGGGCCGTGACCATTGCGCCGGAAAACGCGGCTGAAGCATTGCCGGCCGGATGGTCCTATACCGATAGATTGTCGGACAACCAGTATTTTGACGCTTCCCAATGCTCCGAGCTGGAAACTGCAATCAAGAACGCATTCCGGAAAGCCGGTTTCCGTGCGCCGAGCATCGTCTTCAACAAAACTTGGGATCAGAAGAAGGTCATCGGCTTCACCATCACCTCACCGGACGCCTTGACCGTCGGCCACAACGTTAAGTTCTCCTACAACGCCACCGGCGAGATCAGAGAGACCTGGAACGGTGAACAGGACTATTCGAACACGGTGAACACCAGTGGATTCACTAAGTCCGACAGTGTCAAATACACTCCAAGCAATCTG from Bifidobacterium catenulatum PV20-2 encodes:
- the leuD gene encoding 3-isopropylmalate dehydratase small subunit, with amino-acid sequence MEKLTALTGVAVPLRRSNVDTDQIIPAVFLKRVQKSGFDDALFYAWRRDPEFVLNQPEYKQGKILVAGPDFGIGSSREHAVWALHDYGFRVVISSRFADIFYGNTAKNGVLAAIMPQESVELLWKLLDEEPGREMTVSLEDRTVTCGDVTLPFEVNDYTRWRLMNGYDDIDLTLQHEDDIVAYEKMRAEKFPFKPKTLPVKREPEQTIASAREGEYPDWQGPLADRGII
- a CDS encoding ATP-binding protein; this translates as MLSGKAVAMVSQSRLQLQDEDKWWEREIPHMREHNRLEAKRAKGGLPHSIWETYSSFANTDGGVILLGVSENPDHSLRITGVDDARKMVQDFWNTVHDTSKISSVVLSDDDVNIRCTSHGNVICINVPRASRERVPVYVGPNPMKGSYRRNGDGDYLCDEEDVRAMLRDSELKPLDRQIVGGMTGGVLNGDSIRAYRQRFRGLRPGHPWAEISDEDFLLRVGALSLDGSLARPTRAGLLMFGHAWNIIEEFPYYFLDYREMFNGADRWSDRITSDDGDWSGNIYDFWEKVVNRLRYAVAHPFQLGADMHRIDDNPMDKAVREAVTNTLVHADYYVRRGTVIVQYADRIVFSNPGRLRLSVDEVVYGGISDARNPTLMKMFNLIGVGEKAGSGFDVMRAGCEFAGTAVPELRVTDNPGRVQLTLYPRAFPHYADYDGMPSNGTSAGSSVGGIRVVTDDSSLDCDVERENALHENAGSAGNDSGVEIMGKSAVKSKSYVEKITRTLIDEGPCQTSYLAQVLGLGLTRTREILADLVKAGTIQPVGVGRGRKYQLVADN
- a CDS encoding diguanylate cyclase; the protein is MSQGFAPFYDVNRTYEDNYLQGPFGAFAEVLKADSSDSADLFAPVAAAASNSSSEDHAAQTNQAAHVVQAQAQEFLGFRVNLPFGIPAGPLLNERFTTAAFRMGFDLAVYKTVRSRAWGCNAFPNVLAVHPRNADGSLVPGSAELDEGVLADTRYELPISISNSFGVPSRDPDEWQPDMQKAIAAAGDGQLLVPSFQGSRVEGMDREAYIADHVTTAHLVAETGAGLMEMNTSCPNEGHNRLLCHDPHLVGEITEAVKNEIGDRPLIVKLAYIPNDADLEIMVKETVGHGAVQGFSTINTISAKLVDANGSQALPGAGRDRSGVCGNAIRGAGLDMVGRLSAIREKLGLDFAIVGVGGVIRPEDYKSYREAGANAVMSATGAMWDANLAREIKETLR
- the murA gene encoding UDP-N-acetylglucosamine 1-carboxyvinyltransferase, which encodes MSDNNNDILHVEGGKPLNGTIKVRGAKNFVSKAMVAALLAPGTSVLKNVPEIRDVHVVSDLLRLHGVDVTVDGDHGVVTIDATNVQLADVADVDTLSGSSRIPILFSGPLLHRLGEAFIPALGGCNIGGRPIDFHLETLRKLGANVDKEHKDGIHITAPNGLHGAKIHLPYPSVGATEQTLLAAVLAEGKTELSGAATEPEIMDLVCVLQKMGAIISVDVDRTFRIEGVKELKGYTHTSLTDRIEAASWASAALATHGDIFVKGATQPEMMTFLNVFRKIGGEFDITDNGIRFWHPGGDLKPVAIETDVHPGFMTDWQQPLVVALTQAKGLSIVHETVYENRFGFTKPLVQMGATIQLYRECLGSLPCRFQQRNYKHSAVIFGPTPLTGRDIDVPDLRGGFSHLIAALAAKGPSNVQGISLIDRGYADFRGKLEALGADFD
- a CDS encoding Fic family protein: MHTFDYLKTPSTLLSADITGLLLELRECKGRQTLWMTARPEVLRSLLDVARVESVGASNRIEGIVTTRPRLEGIVLHATEPHGRDEQEIAGYRDVLSLIHEQHDYIDITANTILQLHRDLMRHTSFSYGGHWKDTDNEIVGFDAGGNRVTRFVPTPAIATPEAMENLCAALREGLAQGDGDPLLTVYRFVFDFLCIHPFNDGNGRMSRLLTVLLLERLGYQVGAYVSVERLIEDNKTLYYEALAASSVGWDGDGNDEAPFVRFMLGIVLAAYRDFANRVESVAGGNRRTKAQRVADVFDRRLGKVTKSMIHEECPDVSMTTIERTLANMLAQGRIEKVGSGRSTGYVVRHDAIKS
- a CDS encoding SpaA isopeptide-forming pilin-related protein, which codes for MTFATLLAMVMVGGVAAGNAHADGSQHSLNQYVHSVTLKKAPQGSEDWTDLNGTLEENERLKVTFNFEIPKGTLGTDEASRTFVYDSPVGITSSDATKDHPGTFPSIGAKYYFEGDKIYIVFDEETAKENVDHPITNGTFNFESDGSHVENTGKNEFDFGDGNKQTIKVNHRGDLTVQKTHAEPSADGTVSWTVTVHSNSGTKPGENINITDVPSLGTIDLNSIQVSGGNCTSNPSGSGFAMSCPALNENGTYTIIYTSKVDVKNGETTYQKNDVTVKATDKNGNTIDKTVSGDVSWDKKPTINKKEGVLNENGTATWTVTVDVSKLDNLNGWTLKDQVTGGTLVGTITSDKPVNGQTSFASFPIVFRANDEKTTYTFTYTTRPNNGIGATMVKNRAELAPPNGGNSVNTGDKGVAPGAFNPLHKTHGTVTPSTDGKTVTVPWAVTIAPENAAEALPAGWSYTDRLSDNQYFDASQCSELETAIKNAFRKAGFRAPSIVFNKTWDQKKVIGFTITSPDALTVGHNVKFSYNATGEIRETWNGEQDYSNTVNTSGFTKSDSVKYTPSNLKWTLKKVDAKTNMDADSTHEYNDLNSMEQIDGKPVMHWQIQVDQAENVTGTNGYTDLTITEQMPAGVTLHNANGLSISINGGSSVCNTNLNIPAVGNTVQSSCSWTKHPDTESGNISVTQNNNGTFAITVPGELMKKLRTVTYYDSQKISIRLDVHATIDDASELGKTATAFKNTAKLNDASGKDWGEKSQSQKITKDDEWNVIHKATSYNPNDNSNLVPYSIVVNPNALDLDKNSDTITLEDSLSYPYNGNQPVEFSLNEVKVYHYNAETGTKGTELPKNGYTVTPSGSSDGNTRINKLKLTIPDSTALVVEYSYKAVGDANTWVTVSNNASLHGKTSGVNGTSVKVASSHGDATISKLTFTKADSNDPTKTLQGAIFDLYQWNDTQWDRLCSGLKTGKNGQLAFSASTTETTSCPENQRTACNSSGANVRFNMAYKLVETQAPDGYDTPIGTAAEHYFMLRDKNAEAQFPLSKPDTFPVDAIHNSGYTDFILNSRSKASLPSAGGSGDGWFVAGGALTVLVASFGLAETRKNAKRMTFTRR